TTCATAACCGCCCCCTACCAAGATCTCTCCATCCACTACAGTTTTGGCACCTTCTGCTTTGGCCTTGGCTATCGCCTCTTGATACATCTGTACAGCCTCCTTATCTATCAGTGGCCCTACATGGTTCTGCTCATCAAGTGGGTTACCTATTTTCAATTGCCCGTAGGCACTTTTCAGCTTGGCCACAACCTCGTCAAATATATCTTCGTGAATGATCAGTCTGCGTGTAGAAGTACAGCGCTGACCACATGTACCCACCGCCCCGAATACTGCTCCAATTAGAGACATATCCAAGTCTGCATTTGGGGTAATGATGATCGCATTGTTCCCTCCCAGCTCAAGCAATGCTCTACCGAGTCGTTGTCCCACAGTCTGTCCTACCGCTTTTCCCATTCGGGTAGATCCAGTGGCCGACACCAAAGGGACTCTCGTATCTGCACTGAGCAACTGCCCCATTTGGGCATCGCCAATCAATAGGTTGCTGACTCCCTCTGGTACATCATTGTGCGCAAATACCTTGGCGGTGATTTTTTGACAAGCAATAGCGGTCAGTGGTGTTTTTTCACTCGGCTTCCACACGGCAACATCTCCACAAACCCACGCCAAGGCAGTATTCCATGCCCAGACTGCGACAGGAAAATTGAAGGCAGAAATAATCCCTACAATGCCCAAAGGATGGTACTGCTCATACATCCTGTGCCCGGGTCTCTCCGAATGCATCGTCAAGCCATAAAGCTGACGAGATAGCCCCACCGCAAAATCGCAGATATCAATCATTTCCTGCACTTCGCCAAGCCCTTCCTGATAGGACTTACCCATTTCATAGGACACTAACTTACCGAGTGCTTGTTTCTTTTCTCTCAGCGCATCTCCGAGTTGTCTCACGACTTCTCCTCGTTTGGGTGCAGGAATCTCTCTCCATTTTTTGAAAGCAGCAGCAGCAGTCTCTACTATCTTGGTGTAAGTAGATGGATCGGCTGACTGTACTGTACCGATCAGCTGACCATCCGCTGGAGAATAAGAGGCAATGGCCGTACCCGTAGAAGGCAACCAGCAGCTCCCTGTACTCGACCCTAACTCTGCAGTATTGAGATCGAGATTTTTAAGCGCGTCCTGTATTCCGTATTCTTTAGACATGATTTTGGGTTTTTGTTTAACTCAGTAGAACCATCGCCCTACTATAAATATGCACTCATCTGCAACAGATTCTTATGTCCAATGACCCGAGAATCGCTGAATATGACTTTCTCAAAAGTAAGTAAAATGTCAGAGCACACCTCTCAAAAATACGTTCGTTTTGATCTAGCCATAACCGTCTCTAAAAAAGAACGCCCAGTCTTTTTCAGACTGGGCGTTCCAAATTGTTAGCCACGCTAATTCTTTATCTTTACCTACATATCAAACTATATGAATAGTTACTGAGTCGTTCATACAGCCTCTATTCCTGTATGGTCTTCCTCGTCTAAGGCACCACGCACTGACAAATGTATGGTTCACAAAGAAAGAAAATAGATGTGTCACCACCCTATTCCGTAGTAAGCCTTTTGTCCGTTTTCATAATATCCCTCAATCAAGATGCCTGACCCATTGGATCCACTGGCCAAAACTTGAGACAATTGTTCAACATTGAGTATATCTCCACGATCGATACGTGTCACTACGAACCCTTCATGTATGCCTGCTTCTTTCCAGACGCCATTCTCCAACACGACAAGCTTTGCCCCTCCTTTGACTCCAAACTTCGCTTGCTCCTCTTTGGACAGATCCTCAAAAGTCGCTCCTTGAATCGTCACACTATTATTGGTCGCAGCGACTGTTGCGGTCGTTCCCAGTGTGTTTTGCAAAGTGGCTGACACGGTCTTCTCTTTGCCATCTCTCCACAAGGTTACCTGGACCTTATCACCAGGCCGATTAAGTGCTACTTTCTCTTGCAGTTCAGAAGTCTTGTTGACACGCTTGCCATTGATCGCAATGATCACATCTCCCGCTTTTATCCCTGCTTCTTCCGCCCCACTGTTAGGATTTACACCAGATACATACACCCCTTGCAAGATGCCTAGATCTTCTTCCTCGGCCAGTTGAGCATTGACATCTTGTATGCCTATACCGAGTAAGGCACGCTGCACGACACCAAATTCCTTCAAATCACCAATCACTTTATTGACCAAGTTAGCCGGGACCGCAAACGAATACCCTGCATAAGAGCCTGTTGGTGTAGCGATAGCCGTATTGATACCAACCAGTTCACCATTTAGGTTGACCAGTGCTCCTCCTGAATTACCCGGGTTCACTGCAGCATCCGTTTGCAGAAAGGACTCGATCTGCAAACGATCTCTACTTCTTAGAATATTGATATTCCTCCCCTTAGCACTAATGATACCTGCCGTGACAGTCGACCGAAATTCAAAAGGGTTTCCCACAGCCAAAACCCATTCTCCCACTTCGACCACATCCGAATTTCCAACTTTTACGAAAGGCAAACCCTTTTCGTCAATCTTCAACAAGGCCAAATCTGTCGTAGGATCTGTTCCTATAAGCTCTGCTTTATAGGTTCTGTTGTCGTTGAGCAAGATTTCAATATCATCCGCATTCTCTACCACATGATTGTTGGTCGCTATGTAGCCATCTGGACTCAAAATGACGCCACTACCAGTACCTACCGAAGGGCGCTGCTGATACTGTCCTCCTCCAGGGGCTCCAAAAAAATCTCTAAAGTACTGTTCAAAGGGATCGCGCGACTGCCTACTCGTGGTCTGTGCAGCTATCGTACTACGAATATGAACGACTCCTGGGGTCACCACTTTGGCAGCATCTACGAAATTCATACCTACTGGGGCTGCTGCACTTGATGTGGTATTGTAATTAGAAAACTGAACCTCTTGTGTTGTTGGGACTGTATTTGTCATAGGGGCATCTTGTGCCAACCACTCATAGCCTCCAATAGCCACTACGCCTCCTAGCAAGGAAGCTATCATCATTCCGATAAAGTTTTTTCTAGTATTCATATCATTCTTCTTTTGTGGAATCTGAACAATTAACGTAAGAAATATACAGAGGATCCACTGCTTAACAATATTTAACACAAAACCCCGACCTCTCCACCCTGAGGCTTCAAGAATCGGGGTTTAAACCAACCTAACCTAAACTTACTTTATTGCTATGTTCTTCTTTTGTTCCTTCTTTACGTCCTTCGGAATAATAATGTTTAGTATTCCATCTTCAAATTTTGCCTCGACACTTTCATCATTGATGTTATCAGGCATTTGAAAGGCTCTTTTGAACGAACCATATCTAGTCTCCACACTATGAAAATTCTTCTTGGTTTTCTCTTCTTCAAATTTTCTTTCTCCCGACACAGTCAGTACACCGTTGTTCAGTTCTATGGAGACATCTCCCTTTTTGAAACCTGGTAGCGCAAACTGCAGCTCAAAAGCAGCATCCGTCTCTGATACATCTACTTGAGGTACGAATGACTTGCTCGCCGACACTTCACTCTGAAAGAAATTGTCATTGAATAGATCTTCAAAAAATCTCGAGGTACTTGGTCTACGTGTTTTTGCTGGATTGTATGTTATAAGTGACATCTTTTTAAGTTTTTTAGTTTAATAATCAATTGTACCCTGCTTATAGAGAATTTGATGCCAACAGTGTTCTCAATAAAAAAAACATGTCATTACGGCCGTAAATATTCACCAAACACAAACAAACATGTCAACTTGTCTTGTTTTTATCAAAAAAGAACAACAATTTGTCTCTGCGCCTTAAGCATCACTCCCAATCAAAAAACTTTTTCCATCACTAATATTGTGAATTTAAAATATAGCTGCTAACATTGCATTCCCAAATCAAAAGAGGGCAAAAAGTTGCTCTGGGAACATTCCTCTTTAGCTCAGTTGGTTAGAGCATCTGACTGTTAATCAGAGGGTCGTTGGTTCGAGTCCAACAAGAGGAGCAAAGCCGTTGAAAGAACTTCAACGGCTTTTTTATTTCACTTCTCTCCAACCTCAAAACCAACCCCTCCACAAGAAGCCATACAGATCAGCCTGTATGGTTGGGATACAAATCAACCTTCTGACATAGAGCACTCATTATTCCAATCATTCAAACACTACCTCAAAGAATGATAATAGGTGGACATCTATAAAAACTCAAAAACAAATTTCGAACAATGAACCTTGAATAACGAAGTGACCTACTATCTCTCCCCTAGAGACACGAACTGATCCGTCTTCATTCATAAAATTGGAAACAATAGGACCAACACTTCCCTACATATACCACCCTCCAACCACAACAAAAACTCGACACGGAAACCCAGACACCTACAGCTCCTCACGCCAAAAACACGCAAAAACGATTCAATTCATTCATATTGGCAGGATTATGAAGTCATTTGGCAGGATTCTAAAATAATTACCCCCTTATTTAGCCAGTACATAATAATTAATTTTTCTCAAAATGCTGCTGGCTCCAGAACTCTCATTCTGGAGCTATTTTTTTGCCCTAACCTCACTAATTCCATCACTCATCTTTAGATTTGCGCCATGAAGAAAGGAGTTCTGTTAGTCAACCTTGGCACACCCGACAGCCCAAGTGTCCCACATGTAAGAAAGTATCTGCGCGAATTTTTAATGGACGGCCGTGTCATTGACATCCCTTTTCTCTCGCGGTGGCTATTGATCAACCTAATCATTGTCCCGTTTCGTGGACCTAAATCAGCCAAAGAATACCAAAAACTTTGGGAAGACAGGGGCTCCCCCTTGAAATACTATGGAGAAGATCTGACTCAAGCAACTCAAAAGAAACTTGGCAAAGACTATGAAGTCGTCTTGGCAATGAGGTATCAATCCCCCTCAATCCAAAAAGGCCTCAACCAACTCAAAGCTGCCAAAGTCAATTCAATCAAAGTGATCCCGCTATTCCCTCAATATGCCTCTGCCTCTACCGGCTCTGTAATTGAAGAAGTCATGCGAATCGTTTCTAAATGGCAGGTCATTCCAAAATTAGAAATTGTGGATCAATTTGTAGACCAGGAACTCTTCATCGAAACTATAGCCGCCAATGCCCGAAAACTAATGAAAGACACCAACTACGATCATTTCGTCTTCAGTTACCATGGGTTGCCCGAAAGACAAATTTACAAAGCGGAGATCAGCAAATGTTCCCTAGGAAGCTGCTGCAACCACTACGGACCCGCCAACAAATACTGCTACCGTGCCCAATGTTTCGAAACCACACGGCGCGTCATAGAAAAACTCAACTTAGACGAAAGCCAAGTCACCACTGCGTTTCAATCTCGCCTTGGCAAAAACCCATGGATACAACCTTACACTGACCACAAACTTGTCGAATTAGCAGAAGAAGGAATAAAGAAAGTACTAGCTTTCTCTCCGGCCTTTATTTCTGATTGCCTAGAAACCACTTTCGAAGTTGGACAGACCTATAGGGAAGACTTCATAAACGCAGGAGGAGAACAGTGGGATTTGGTACCAAGCCTAAATGTCGAAGAGTCATGGATTGATTGCGTAGCAGAAATGGCAAAACACTAAGCAACAACACCACAACATACGCCGCGCTATTTACCTGCCATTTATAATATCCGCAAGAGCTTCTACGGCATAAACCACTTCTTGCTTGGTAGTGAATTTGGAGAAAGAAAAACGGATTGCCCCACGATTGGGATCAGAACCGATCGCCTCCAACACATGTGAACCTATACTAGATCCGCTCGAGCAGGCACTTCCCCCAGAAACGGACACACCTTTGATATCTAGATTGAACAAGAGCATATCGTTCTCTTCCGACTCTGGTATCCCTACATTGACCACAGAATAGAGACTCTGCGAAAGATCGCTCGACAACCCATTGAACGTCACTCCAGACACCTTTTCTTTGAGCTGATCAATCAAGAGCACTTTCAACGCCTCTATATGCCTGCGATTGGACTCCATACCTGCATACGCCAATTCCAGTGCCGTCGACAACCCCACAATTCCCGCAAGGTTCTCCGTACCACCACGCATATTGCGCTCCTGAGCACCTCCATAAATCAGTGGGTTGATTTTCGTCTCGTGGTTGATATACAAAAAACCGACTCCCTTTGGCCCGTAGATCTTGTGTGCTGCACCTACCACAAAATCCACAGGCAACTGTGACAGGTCATGCACATACTTGCCCATAGCCTGCACCGTATCCGAGTGAAACACCGCGTCATGTGCACGACAAAGCAGCCCGATACGATGTATATCATTCAGGTTCCCCAATTCATTATTGGCATGCATCAAGGACACCAGAGACCTTGGGTTCGCTTTGAGCAACTCCTCCAGATGAACCATATCCAAGGCCCCATCCTCCAACAGCCTCACATACTGAACCTTGACCTCCCCGGCCCTCTCCAAAGCCTGCAACGTATGCAACACAGCATGATGCTCCAAAGCTGAAGTAATCGCCACACGCACGCTTTGCGAACGCACCGTAGACACAATCGCCGTATTGTCAGCCTCGGTACCACCCGATGTAAAAAAAATCTCCGCAGGAGAAGTATTCAGCAATTCGGCAATTTTTTTTCTAGAACGCTCCACCACCGACCTAGCCTCACGACCATGAGAATGGATAGATGAAGGATTCCCAAACACTTCCGTAAAATAAGGCATCATCGCCTCTAGCACTTTGGGATCCACGGGCGTCGTGGCAGAATTATCTAGATATACTTTCATTCCGCAAAAGTAAAAGGCAAAACATATATATTCGCAGAAATTTCTGAATTGACAAACCCTCCTTTCCGCCTACCTTATCATTCAGCTATGAAAAAAGAGACGTACAGTTGTGTTTGTATCGATGACGACAGATTATTCATCGAGATTCTAACCAGTAAAATCAATCAATTGGACTACTTGGAACTGCAAGCTTGCTACACAAGCCCCTTGTCAGCTCTCGTCAAGGTAGACCAACTCAAACCAGAGATCATATTCTTAGACATTGATATGCCTGACATCAACGGCTTTGCCTTTGTGGAGGCTTTAGATTACGATCCTGTTGTCATCATGATCACATCCCACTGGGAGCACCTAGAAACAGCACAAAAGAAGGGCATCCATGGATTCATCTCCAAGCCTATCAAATCCGCCGAGCAAATCTCCGACATCCTCATCAAGGTACTGTAACCCAACTACAGACCAAATCGCAGGACGCTCAAGGCTGAGCATGCATCGGACAGGAGAGGCAAACATTCAGTGTACTTTTACAAAAACGAGTAATAGCCAATTCAACAGCCTAGTTCGTTATCCTTCTTTTGAACGAAACAACCATCTATACCATGCCCGTGAAGCCATGCTGAAGAATAACAACACCAAAAGTATAAACACAAAAAAAGACAGCCAATATTGACTGTCTTTGGTGGGCGCTGAGGGATTCGAACCCCCGACCCCCTCGGTGTAAACGAGGTGCTCTGAACCAGCTGAGCTAAGCGCCCAAGTGTGTGCTTTTTTCACTACTTGTTCCTAAATCCGTTGATTTGGGAGTGCAAAAATAGAAACCATTCGTATTATTCCAAATGATTCTAGAAATAATTTTCAATTAATTGCATTTTTTAAGAATTGATTGAATTTACCCGCCTTTGCATAGGTCCTCACCGCTTCTTCTACAAAGTTCTTAGCCGTTAACTCTCCCTCACTCATCTCCCGTAGCACATAGAAGCTCTTGTACCGCAATATCTCGATCATGGGGTGATCCTTTGGGTAGCCCTTTGGTGCTGTCTTTAATTGCTCCCCTCGTACTTGCCCAAAAGTCTGTTTGAAATCTGGCTCATCGAGAATCTCTTTCAGGCTAGCCCCATTGTAGTCGATCTCTTGCCTAATATTAGCCAAGCTGTCTGGTTGTGGTTTGTACATACCCCCACCGATGAAGTGATGCCCAGGTGCAATATGAATATAATACCCGGTCCCCTCGGTCTTTTTACCTTGCTCACCTATAAGTGCTCCAAAATTGGTTTTATATGGCGTCTTGTCTTTGGCAAAACGAATGTCTCGATTGATACGAAAAACACACTTTCTAGGGTCCACTCCGATGACAGAAGGATCAAAAGCGGCAATCCCCTCGATCAACTCTCCCACTAGTGAGATAAAGGTCGCACGACACGCCTCATACCTCTTACGATTCGCATCAAACCACTCTTTGTTGTTGTTATGACTCAGCTCCGTCAAAAACTCAATCACCCCACTCAGTCCCATATTTCTTTGGTTTGAATTAGCCGCTCCATCTGCATGCTTCTTGAGCCTTTGATCAGTACTGTCGCCCCTGAGATCTTGTCCGCCTTGAGGTATTCAATCAGACGCTCGACATCCATGAGCACATGCACAAACTCCGAAGCCTTTTTGAATTCATTGCCCACCAAATACAAATTCTTTATCCCAAGCCCTTCCGCAACTTCCACTACTTTTTCGTGTTCCTCTATTGCGTACTCTCCAAGCTCCTTCATCTCTCCCAGCATGGCTATCTTCCGTACACCTGTCATGTGTGCCAGGTTTTCCAAAGCAGCCTTCATAGAGTCTGGGTTGGCATTATAGGCATCTAGTATGACCGTATTGGTCCCGAGCTCAAGGATTTGTGAACGGTTGTTGGCAGGAACATACTGATCGATCGCATTGTAAGGGTATTCGATCTCAAAATACCTCGCTACAGTCACCGCCGCAGCGATATTCATGTAGTTGTATTCACCTATTATCTCCGTGCTGTGCTCATCATCCTCCTCATCTGCATAGTTGACATATGGAGACGCTTCGATCAATTTACATCCCTCGTTGGGAAATTCAATGGCTGTTCCAAACCGCTTGGACATGTTGACCAAAACCGGATCCAGCTTATTGATAAAAGGTAAACCATCAGTCCGGCGCAGGTAATCGAAGAGTTCGCTCTTGGCACGGATGACATTCTCTCTCCCGCCAAACTCTCCAATATGGGCTGTACCAATATTAGTGATCAAACCATGGGTAGGTTCGGCAATCGTACATAGCAGCGCAATATCTCCTAGATGATTGGCCCCCATCTCAATGATCGCAAACTCTGTATCCGCGGGCATACTCAGTAGAGTAAGCGGAACCCCAATATGATTGTTGAGATTTCCTTGCGTATAGTGAACATTATACTCCTCCGACAGTGCTCTAGCCGTAAGCTCCTTTGTAGTTGTCTTACCATTGGACCCAGTGATCCCTAAAACCGGGATATCAAACTGTCGACGATGATGCTGTGCCAGCTCCTGAAGCGTCTCCAGCACATCATCTACCAAGATGCACCGCTCACCACCCTCCAGCGCCAATCGCGGGTCATCCATGACTGCCCATGCCGCCCCCGCTTGCAAGGCCGATTGAGCATATTGATTTCCATCAAAATGATCTCCACGCAATGCGAAAAATATTTGTCCTGCTTCAACAGTACGCGTGTCCGTATTGACCCCCGTACTCCCCAAAAACTTACTGTATAAATTCGAAATGATTTCTTTCAATCTTTTGTTCTTTGCTCTCGTAATCTACAAATATATTTAATCGGCATTCAATAAATAATCCAAAGTATTGCCTTATACTAGGTGGTACAATTACAATTATGAAAAGGGTTCTAAAAATATTCCTATTCCTAGGCACCATACTCCCACAATCAACACTTGTAGGACAGATCGTCCTCACCCCCACTACTATCCCCGTCATACACCAAGACAATCCCCTATCCCATCCCTTTGCAGGAGGGCTAAATAGTGGTCAATATTACCCCTTGGACATGGATCAAGACGGAGACCTAGACTTGGTCATATTTGATCGGTCTTCGGACAAATTCAATTGCTTTGAAAACCGGGACCAACAATACTTTTACAATCCCGCCTTTGCCTCCCTTTTCCCAGAGGGGATTCAAAACTGGATCGTTCTCAAGGACTATGACTGTGATGGTGACCAAGACCTATTTGCCTCTGCTCAATTGGGCATACAAGTCTATCAAAACGTTGGCACAGATGAGGGCTTGGCATGGGAGATGATCGCCAATCCGCTACTCACCAACCAGACCACCAATCCCATCAACATCTTCCTCAATTCCACCGACATCCCTGTGATCGAAGACTTGGATGGAGACGGAGACTTGGATATACTGGTTTTCGATTTTGCTACAGGTATCACCATCGAGCATCACCAAAACCTCTCCTATGACAACCAGGGTTTGTGTGACTTGACATATATCAAAAGTGCTGACAGTTACGGTGGTATTCACGTCTGCGAGTGCTCAGACTATGTGTTTGATACGGACTGCAAAACGACTGCTGGGCGCCTCAAACACCTCGCTGGCAAGGCTCTCCTCGCTCTCGATCAAAATCTGGATGGCCGCATGGATCTACTCATCAGCGAAGAAGATTGTAATCAACTCAACTACCTCCAAAATATTGGCTCGGCCACAACTGCTGACTTTGACAACTACCGTACAGACTTTCCCAGCCTGAGTCAACCCGTGGATTATATCATCTTCCCAGCAGCCTACTACATGGATGTCACCTTTGACGGACAAGACGACCTGATCGTAGCTCCCAACGTCCGGGACAATACCCAAGGCAGCAACAACATGCAAGCATCGAGCTGGGTGTACCCCAACCAAGGCAGCAATGCCTTCCCTAGTGCACAGACCTTCTTACAGCATGGCATGATTGACGTTGGAGACTGGGCGTACCCCGCCTGGGTAGACGTAGATGGAGACAACCGCGACGATTTGATTTTGGGCAACAGTGCTTCTCACCTACCCGACGGCTATGTCAGCAGTCTCTCCTACTACGCGCGACAAGCGGATGGCTCTCTCCAATACATGAGCAACGATGCCTTTGGGCTATCCCAACTCAGTCATCAGAATATCAAGCCACAATTTGTAGATTTGACGCAAGACGGAAAGCTCGATTTGGTATTTAGCTCAGTGGATGCCTCCTATCGCAACCAGATACAATACATCCCCAACACCAGTCCAGACGCTGGTCTCAAATACAATCCTGACGACCTGACACCACTCACGCTCTCATACAACAATGGGGACGACATCTACTTCTATGACTATGACCAAGATGGGCAAATCGATGCGCTGATTGGTCGCACTTATGGAGAGTTGGACTACTTCCGAAACAACGGCAACCTCACGTTCGACTTCACTGAAGGCAACATCCTACAAGAAACTGGCCCTGGCAACCTCGCCCTTGCCATTGGTGACATAGACACAGATGGGTCAGATGATCTCATCCTCACGGACCGCTCTGGACAGGTCAAAATCTATTTTGGGTTCCCCGAAAATCAATCAAACTACCGAAACAAACTGATCCAATACGAAGGAGACGAAGCACGTCATACAAGTCGACTAGGACGCTACTCCAAGCCTGCTCTAGGACAAGACCAAGGAATAAAGCTAATCAGTTTCGGTACGATCCAAGGGGGGCTATGGCTCTTTGAGAGTAGCATTCTCTCTCCAGAAAAACTAGAACTCACCGTCTATCCAAACCCTTCACAACCCGATCGACAGGTCAGCTTCCGCTCCAATCTCCAAGTCGAATTACAACTCTTGACGCTGTGGGGCGAAACGCTCTTGGATGGAGTGGTTTTGGAAGGAGAGGAAAGCACCACAATCGACCTATCCAATATCCAGCCAGGGCTCTACATCGCCTACATCCGCGACGGCAAGCGTAGCACCTCTCAAAAGCTGATCCTAAAGTAATGTATTGAGGTTTCGGCTAGGCCATTGACAAGTTTCCCCTAGGTCACGCCCATTAAGCTTACCGACATGTTCGAGTATCTCCCGACCAACGGATAACAAACCAATGTTTGGATGCAGACATCAAGCGTCTCTCTAGCAAAAAAGGGTCGTTGCATTGGCGCCCTGCCCTAGCGGCTTAATTTATGACAAAGTCATCACCATCTTGCAAAAAAGCAAACCGTTCCCGGTATTGCAGCAACGGGCTTTGACTAATCGTCTGTACAATCACCCCTACCTCTTCTACCAGCCCTTGCATACAGTCTCCTGCATAATCATAAACCGCACTATGCCCTACATAGGAGTGATCATTGCCGTCTCTTCCTATACGATTGACACCTGCGACGTATGCTTGGTTTTCGATGGCACGAGCTTGGAGCAGTGTGTCCCAAGCTTGAATACGTGTTTCGGGCCAATTGGCGACATAGAGCAAGAGGTCATAGTCGCATTGTCCCTCACGAGTTTGGTTTCTCGACCATACCGGAAAACGAAGGTCGTAACAAATGAGGGGGCAGATTTTCCATCCTTTGTAATTCACGATAAGTCTAGTCTCACCTGCTGCGAAATAATTCTCTTCTTGTGCGAGCGAAAAAAGGTGGCGCTTGTCGTAGTACTGTATCTTGCCCTCAGGAAAGGCAAACACAAACCGATTGAAATACCTCTGTCCCTGCTGTACGATATAGCTACCTCCCACCAATGCTTGGCGCTGTGCAGCCATCTGCAGCATCCATCGCTGCGTTTTCAAACCGGGCACTTCGGCCAGCAATTTTGGCCGCATAGAAAAGCCGGTATTGAACATCTCAGGCAACAAAACAACATCTACCTCTTCTGAAATGCTCCAAATCTGTTCTTCGAACATCGCTAGATTCCCATCCACATTTTCCCAAAATAGGTCCGCTTGTAGCATGGCAATCGTCAGGTCCTCCATCTAAATTATTATTTCTTAGGAAGTTTGATTTTGTAATCCGCATCACATTTCCCCTTGCTGATATTCGCCAATTTACCTTTAAGGATACGCTTTTTGAATGGCGTCAAATAATCAGTAAACAATACGCCTTCGATATGATCGTATTCGTGCTGTATGATTCGAGCTTTCATGCCATCGAATTCTTCTTCGTGCTCGACGAAATTTTCATCCAAGTAGTTGATGCGTAGACGGGAAGGTCTCATGATTTCTTCACGGATCCCTGGTATGCTGAGACATCCTTCTGTGAAAGCCCATTCCTCGCCATCTTCCCATAGTATCTCTGGATTGACAAATGCCTTCCGAAAGCCTTCCATTCCCTCTTCGTCCTCGAGCACTGTGCCATCCACCACAAACAAGCGAACAGACTTCCCAATCTGTGGAGCAGCCAGGCCAATTCCACTAGCATTTTCCATGGTCTCAAACATGTCAGCTACCAACTGCTTGACATCCATACTTCCCTCTTCGATATCCTCGGCTTCCTTTTTCAAAACCGGGTCACCATACACCACTATCGGATAAATCATAAACTATTAGACTCTAAAAACGATTGCAAAATAATCGTCGCACTCAATTTGTCGACATTCTCTTTTTTCCTCCTCTCACTCTTTCTCATCCCACCTGCGAGCATAGCACTCTTGGCCATTTTGCTTGTAAAGCGCTCATCGATCGGGTGAATTTTGTGTTGAGGAAATTTTTTCTGAAGCAAATTTATAAAAGACCGCACAGATGCGGTACTATCTGTATCCTTATTCATCAAATCCTTGGGCATACCGATCACAAAAATTTCTATCCCTTCTTGCTCATGGTAGCTTTGCAAATACCGAATGGCTTCATGGGTAGGGACCGTATCGAGTG
The DNA window shown above is from Reichenbachiella sp. 5M10 and carries:
- a CDS encoding aldehyde dehydrogenase family protein translates to MSKEYGIQDALKNLDLNTAELGSSTGSCWLPSTGTAIASYSPADGQLIGTVQSADPSTYTKIVETAAAAFKKWREIPAPKRGEVVRQLGDALREKKQALGKLVSYEMGKSYQEGLGEVQEMIDICDFAVGLSRQLYGLTMHSERPGHRMYEQYHPLGIVGIISAFNFPVAVWAWNTALAWVCGDVAVWKPSEKTPLTAIACQKITAKVFAHNDVPEGVSNLLIGDAQMGQLLSADTRVPLVSATGSTRMGKAVGQTVGQRLGRALLELGGNNAIIITPNADLDMSLIGAVFGAVGTCGQRCTSTRRLIIHEDIFDEVVAKLKSAYGQLKIGNPLDEQNHVGPLIDKEAVQMYQEAIAKAKAEGAKTVVDGEILVGGGYESECYVKPAIFEARNDFEIVQHETFAPILYLIRYATLDEAIALQNDVPQGLSSAIMTRDMRESEQFLSFAGSDCGIANVNIGTSGAEIGGAFGGEKETGGGRESGSDAWKVYMRRQTNTINYTNDLPLAQGIKFEF
- a CDS encoding Do family serine endopeptidase; the encoded protein is MNTRKNFIGMMIASLLGGVVAIGGYEWLAQDAPMTNTVPTTQEVQFSNYNTTSSAAAPVGMNFVDAAKVVTPGVVHIRSTIAAQTTSRQSRDPFEQYFRDFFGAPGGGQYQQRPSVGTGSGVILSPDGYIATNNHVVENADDIEILLNDNRTYKAELIGTDPTTDLALLKIDEKGLPFVKVGNSDVVEVGEWVLAVGNPFEFRSTVTAGIISAKGRNINILRSRDRLQIESFLQTDAAVNPGNSGGALVNLNGELVGINTAIATPTGSYAGYSFAVPANLVNKVIGDLKEFGVVQRALLGIGIQDVNAQLAEEEDLGILQGVYVSGVNPNSGAEEAGIKAGDVIIAINGKRVNKTSELQEKVALNRPGDKVQVTLWRDGKEKTVSATLQNTLGTTATVAATNNSVTIQGATFEDLSKEEQAKFGVKGGAKLVVLENGVWKEAGIHEGFVVTRIDRGDILNVEQLSQVLASGSNGSGILIEGYYENGQKAYYGIGW
- the hemH gene encoding ferrochelatase; its protein translation is MKKGVLLVNLGTPDSPSVPHVRKYLREFLMDGRVIDIPFLSRWLLINLIIVPFRGPKSAKEYQKLWEDRGSPLKYYGEDLTQATQKKLGKDYEVVLAMRYQSPSIQKGLNQLKAAKVNSIKVIPLFPQYASASTGSVIEEVMRIVSKWQVIPKLEIVDQFVDQELFIETIAANARKLMKDTNYDHFVFSYHGLPERQIYKAEISKCSLGSCCNHYGPANKYCYRAQCFETTRRVIEKLNLDESQVTTAFQSRLGKNPWIQPYTDHKLVELAEEGIKKVLAFSPAFISDCLETTFEVGQTYREDFINAGGEQWDLVPSLNVEESWIDCVAEMAKH
- a CDS encoding Hsp20/alpha crystallin family protein, which encodes MSLITYNPAKTRRPSTSRFFEDLFNDNFFQSEVSASKSFVPQVDVSETDAAFELQFALPGFKKGDVSIELNNGVLTVSGERKFEEEKTKKNFHSVETRYGSFKRAFQMPDNINDESVEAKFEDGILNIIIPKDVKKEQKKNIAIK
- a CDS encoding LytTR family DNA-binding domain-containing protein, with protein sequence MKKETYSCVCIDDDRLFIEILTSKINQLDYLELQACYTSPLSALVKVDQLKPEIIFLDIDMPDINGFAFVEALDYDPVVIMITSHWEHLETAQKKGIHGFISKPIKSAEQISDILIKVL
- a CDS encoding cysteine desulfurase family protein — translated: MKVYLDNSATTPVDPKVLEAMMPYFTEVFGNPSSIHSHGREARSVVERSRKKIAELLNTSPAEIFFTSGGTEADNTAIVSTVRSQSVRVAITSALEHHAVLHTLQALERAGEVKVQYVRLLEDGALDMVHLEELLKANPRSLVSLMHANNELGNLNDIHRIGLLCRAHDAVFHSDTVQAMGKYVHDLSQLPVDFVVGAAHKIYGPKGVGFLYINHETKINPLIYGGAQERNMRGGTENLAGIVGLSTALELAYAGMESNRRHIEALKVLLIDQLKEKVSGVTFNGLSSDLSQSLYSVVNVGIPESEENDMLLFNLDIKGVSVSGGSACSSGSSIGSHVLEAIGSDPNRGAIRFSFSKFTTKQEVVYAVEALADIINGR